From one Gracilibacillus salinarum genomic stretch:
- a CDS encoding DsbA family oxidoreductase: protein MQIEIWSDFVCPFCYIGKKRLEQAIERFPHPIDVTIEYKSFELDPDTPKYTGGSIHEMLAKKYNMSLDQAKHANQQIGEQAKAVGLEFVFDTMKPGNTFDAHRLSKYAAKLNRETEYVDSMLYHYFTLSKDLSDKETLLAITDELAFDHEEVSSILEDESSYANDVRNDEETAKSLGVTGVPFFVFNKKYAISGAQPIETFMQAIEKVMEEEKKQPFESLNTEQGSYCDGDGCK, encoded by the coding sequence ATGCAAATTGAAATATGGTCAGATTTTGTATGTCCTTTTTGTTATATAGGTAAAAAAAGACTTGAACAAGCGATTGAACGTTTTCCACATCCAATCGATGTTACGATAGAATATAAAAGTTTTGAACTTGATCCTGATACACCTAAGTATACAGGCGGAAGTATTCATGAAATGTTAGCAAAAAAGTACAATATGTCATTAGATCAGGCAAAGCATGCAAATCAGCAGATCGGTGAACAAGCAAAAGCTGTTGGTTTGGAATTTGTCTTTGACACAATGAAGCCTGGAAATACGTTTGATGCACATCGTCTTAGTAAATATGCTGCAAAGTTAAATAGAGAAACGGAATATGTTGATTCGATGTTATACCATTATTTCACGTTATCAAAAGATTTAAGTGATAAGGAAACTTTACTTGCCATTACAGACGAATTAGCTTTCGATCATGAAGAAGTTTCTAGCATACTTGAAGATGAATCAAGCTATGCAAATGATGTCAGGAATGATGAAGAAACAGCAAAAAGCTTAGGTGTAACTGGAGTACCATTCTTTGTATTCAACAAAAAATATGCTATTTCAGGAGCACAGCCGATCGAAACATTTATGCAGGCAATCGAGAAAGTAATGGAAGAAGAAAAGAAACAGCCATTTGAAAGTCTAAATACGGAGCAAGGTAGCTATTGCGACGGAGATGGTTGCAAATAA
- a CDS encoding DUF2200 domain-containing protein: MTKHRIYTMSFAGVYPHYITKAEKKGRTKEEVDEIICWLTGYSQEELERQLEKKTNMENFFSEAPQLNSSRNSIKGVICGVRIEEIEDPLMKEVRYLDKLIDELAKGKAMEKILRKP, translated from the coding sequence ATGACTAAACATAGAATTTATACGATGAGCTTCGCGGGTGTCTATCCTCATTATATTACAAAAGCAGAGAAAAAAGGCCGTACAAAAGAGGAAGTTGATGAGATCATCTGCTGGTTGACAGGGTATAGTCAGGAAGAGTTGGAAAGACAATTAGAGAAAAAGACAAACATGGAAAACTTTTTTTCAGAAGCTCCTCAATTGAATTCCTCACGTAACTCGATCAAAGGTGTCATTTGTGGGGTACGAATAGAGGAAATCGAAGATCCATTGATGAAGGAAGTTCGCTACTTGGATAAACTGATTGATGAACTGGCAAAAGGAAAAGCGATGGAGAAGATTTTGCGAAAGCCCTAA
- a CDS encoding methyl-accepting chemotaxis protein, whose protein sequence is MANKWKGKNKLGIRKTKDFVNATRNKLSFFSKKKMKADKISAGTEPAAQHSTVSKKHSISRKILVNILTTVLISVCIVGIASYFISNAIIKEKVTDASEQTIIQSADKLDYLINQYKNRVTEILMADNFSNTLNELDTYEETNNFDYFSLKSTVDDALTQITTLDSNVSLYLLHTEKERIISSTQTISEEEIFAKDWYKEAVNYDGPTAWIGGLSKGVSGTNEEPTISFGQKLRISGTDYILIVELTPAVFATALEGVQFGEDGDANIVDANNQIVFSKDLEEISTDYPYKVNFKSEKNMINDNGQLVFQSPSEASDWYLVGSVSEKELTKDTAYIFYVTIGIILLAVLLSIFIARRTVKLIAGPIATISDQMASAKNGDLTVRSQAVNRKDEIGLLASSFNEMLENIGVMMNQTRTSANKVLEAAIELTNISQMQSQSAKEVAAASEEIASGATGLTDEAERGNTLAASIHDEVENVYQNNGIMENHAIEVLERSHEGLEKMNELVVKTKDGEQMTNALAEKVDTLKESTEQINQVMEMLTNIAQQTNLLSLNAAIEAARAGEAGKGFAVVADEIRKLSTQSKDSIDKVDEITTGIVNEVNETLQVLEAATPRFKEQVTQAEDTQLILNGVGESMSTFTNKIQDVTHSIQQLRESQEVLTSTIHQVSATAEESSAISEEVSATTEEQLKVSESLVTTSDQLKELSEELQGMMRKFKI, encoded by the coding sequence ATGGCGAACAAATGGAAAGGAAAAAACAAGCTAGGAATCAGGAAAACCAAGGACTTTGTTAACGCAACAAGAAATAAACTATCTTTTTTTAGTAAGAAAAAAATGAAAGCGGATAAAATCAGTGCAGGGACAGAACCAGCTGCACAGCACTCTACAGTATCCAAGAAACATTCTATCAGCAGAAAAATTCTTGTTAATATTTTAACTACTGTATTAATCAGTGTATGTATTGTAGGTATTGCTTCCTATTTTATTTCAAATGCAATTATAAAAGAAAAAGTGACGGACGCTTCCGAACAGACGATTATCCAATCGGCCGATAAACTGGACTATTTAATTAATCAGTATAAAAATCGTGTAACTGAAATATTAATGGCGGATAACTTCAGTAATACGTTGAATGAGCTTGATACTTATGAAGAAACAAATAATTTTGATTACTTCTCCTTAAAAAGTACGGTTGATGATGCGTTGACACAAATTACTACACTGGATAGTAATGTTAGTCTATACCTGCTACATACAGAGAAAGAACGGATCATCTCATCTACACAGACAATTAGCGAGGAAGAGATTTTTGCTAAAGACTGGTATAAAGAGGCAGTAAATTATGATGGACCGACAGCATGGATAGGCGGGTTAAGCAAAGGGGTATCCGGAACTAACGAAGAACCAACGATCTCATTTGGTCAGAAGCTACGGATAAGCGGAACAGATTATATATTAATCGTTGAGTTAACTCCTGCAGTATTTGCCACTGCACTCGAAGGTGTCCAGTTCGGTGAAGATGGCGATGCTAATATTGTAGATGCTAATAACCAGATCGTTTTTTCTAAAGATCTAGAGGAAATTTCAACAGACTATCCTTATAAAGTAAACTTTAAGTCTGAAAAGAACATGATTAATGACAATGGACAATTAGTGTTCCAAAGTCCTTCGGAAGCATCTGATTGGTATTTGGTCGGATCTGTATCCGAAAAAGAATTAACGAAAGACACAGCTTATATCTTTTACGTAACCATTGGGATCATTCTGCTGGCAGTCTTACTATCCATATTTATCGCCAGAAGAACAGTCAAGTTAATTGCTGGTCCAATTGCGACCATTTCTGATCAGATGGCATCTGCTAAAAACGGTGACCTTACCGTCCGTTCTCAGGCTGTAAATCGCAAGGATGAAATTGGATTACTTGCGAGCAGCTTCAATGAAATGTTAGAAAATATTGGAGTGATGATGAATCAGACGAGAACATCTGCTAATAAAGTACTCGAAGCCGCAATTGAGTTGACCAATATCTCACAAATGCAATCCCAGTCCGCTAAAGAGGTCGCTGCAGCATCCGAGGAAATTGCAAGTGGCGCAACCGGATTAACAGATGAAGCAGAACGTGGAAACACATTGGCGGCTAGCATTCACGATGAAGTAGAAAATGTCTATCAAAATAATGGTATCATGGAAAATCATGCTATCGAGGTATTAGAACGCAGCCATGAAGGATTAGAAAAAATGAATGAATTAGTAGTAAAGACCAAAGATGGTGAACAAATGACCAATGCTTTAGCGGAAAAAGTGGATACGTTGAAAGAAAGTACCGAACAAATCAATCAAGTAATGGAAATGCTTACTAATATCGCCCAGCAAACAAACTTACTTTCTTTGAATGCCGCAATCGAAGCTGCGCGAGCCGGTGAAGCTGGAAAAGGCTTCGCTGTCGTTGCAGATGAAATCAGAAAACTGTCGACCCAATCCAAAGATTCCATTGATAAAGTTGATGAAATCACAACAGGTATCGTTAATGAAGTAAATGAAACATTGCAAGTATTAGAAGCTGCAACACCACGTTTCAAGGAACAGGTAACACAAGCGGAAGATACACAATTAATTTTAAATGGTGTTGGGGAGAGCATGAGTACCTTTACAAATAAAATCCAGGATGTTACCCACTCCATTCAGCAATTACGCGAATCTCAAGAAGTACTAACATCTACGATTCATCAGGTCAGTGCAACAGCAGAAGAATCCAGCGCCATCAGCGAAGAAGTTTCTGCCACAACTGAAGAACAGTTGAAAGTAAGTGAATCGTTAGTTACTACTTCTGATCAGCTTAAAGAATTATCCGAAGAATTACAGGGTATGATGCGTAAGTTTAAAATATAA
- a CDS encoding YesL family protein, with translation MLGNGFISKFYFFGETVLLLLYVNFLWVCFTLAGAVIFGFGPSTVAMFTIFRRWSQGEEDIPAFKVFWQTYKKEFIRANKLGIFILLFAYMLYINFHFLQIDNAAMQQVMEKVLLFVSAVLGLMVIYIFPMYVHYDNKLYNYVKNAILLTVYSPVRTIYLVSACLTLYYLYFKLPVFLFFFGASLSSLVIMWIAHRTFLRLEIKQELLQET, from the coding sequence ATGTTGGGGAATGGCTTTATCAGCAAATTTTATTTTTTTGGAGAAACGGTACTGCTCCTTTTATATGTTAATTTTTTGTGGGTGTGTTTTACATTAGCTGGTGCTGTGATATTCGGCTTTGGACCGAGTACAGTCGCCATGTTTACCATTTTTAGAAGATGGTCACAAGGGGAGGAAGATATTCCGGCTTTTAAAGTATTCTGGCAAACATATAAAAAGGAATTTATTCGCGCTAACAAATTAGGCATATTTATATTGTTGTTTGCGTATATGCTTTATATAAATTTTCATTTTTTGCAGATTGATAATGCTGCCATGCAGCAAGTGATGGAGAAAGTACTGCTTTTTGTTTCTGCTGTACTAGGTCTAATGGTGATCTATATTTTTCCAATGTATGTGCATTACGATAACAAATTATATAATTATGTAAAAAATGCGATTTTGTTAACAGTCTATTCCCCTGTACGAACGATTTATCTAGTTTCAGCGTGTTTAACTTTATACTATTTATACTTTAAGTTACCGGTATTTCTATTCTTCTTCGGAGCTAGTTTATCTAGTTTAGTAATCATGTGGATTGCGCATCGAACATTTTTACGATTAGAAATAAAGCAAGAGCTGCTTCAGGAAACTTAA
- a CDS encoding DUF1961 family protein, whose translation MFIAEEIVYQNSLNGEAAVEDWITEGQVKKRNWNDKLLLENMLDPDEHGDHAHWLLWCPVEFPDRIMVEWDFYPLEEPGLCMLFFAAQGKEGEDLFDPTLPKRAGYYPDYHSGAINTLHLSYFRHKYAEERAFRTCNLRKSYGFHLVTQAADPLPPVEDAISPYHMKLIKYEQHVLFYINDLLVLEWEDDGATYGPVYQGGKIGFRQMAPMKAAYANLSVKKVRKVTE comes from the coding sequence ATGTTTATAGCAGAAGAAATAGTGTATCAAAATAGCTTGAATGGCGAAGCTGCAGTGGAAGATTGGATAACTGAAGGTCAAGTAAAAAAAAGAAACTGGAACGATAAACTATTGCTTGAAAATATGTTAGATCCTGATGAACATGGTGATCATGCTCACTGGTTATTGTGGTGTCCTGTTGAGTTTCCTGACAGAATCATGGTTGAATGGGATTTTTACCCGCTGGAAGAACCAGGTCTTTGTATGCTTTTTTTCGCAGCCCAAGGAAAAGAAGGTGAAGATTTGTTCGATCCAACTCTTCCGAAACGAGCAGGATATTATCCTGATTATCATTCTGGAGCGATTAATACGTTGCATTTATCATATTTTCGACATAAGTATGCGGAAGAAAGAGCTTTTCGTACTTGTAATTTACGGAAAAGCTATGGGTTTCACCTAGTCACACAAGCGGCTGATCCATTGCCGCCAGTAGAAGATGCAATCTCACCATATCATATGAAACTGATTAAATATGAACAGCATGTATTATTTTATATCAATGATTTGCTTGTATTGGAATGGGAGGATGATGGAGCTACTTATGGACCTGTTTATCAAGGTGGAAAAATTGGATTTCGTCAAATGGCACCAATGAAAGCAGCTTATGCGAATTTGTCAGTAAAAAAAGTACGTAAAGTAACAGAATAG
- a CDS encoding carbohydrate ABC transporter permease: MHRMHNTGPGRVFDIFNHIFLAIVGIVTVVPFLYVVGGSFATESEIASRSFFIIPNEITTNAYDYIFSTNAVLRSLGVSILVTVIGTLISMILTLTMAYPLSRKNMVGRNLILNLILFSMLFSGGMIPTYLLVKSLGLLDSIWALILPLAINPFNLIIVKTFFQQLPEELEDASKIDGCTEFQTFWRVMLPLSKPVIATFTLFYAVFYWNDFFQALLYLTDTSKWPIQLLLQQLVMVANTGLGDLQEASLYEPPEESVKLAVIVVATVPILLFYPFLQKHFAKGVMLGSVKG; encoded by the coding sequence ATGCACCGTATGCATAATACTGGCCCAGGTAGGGTTTTTGATATTTTTAATCACATATTTTTAGCAATTGTAGGGATTGTCACCGTTGTTCCCTTTCTATATGTAGTTGGTGGTTCATTTGCAACAGAATCAGAAATTGCGAGCAGATCATTCTTTATCATACCAAACGAAATTACAACCAATGCTTATGATTATATATTCTCGACGAATGCAGTTCTTCGCAGTTTAGGCGTTTCTATTTTGGTAACGGTGATAGGAACATTGATAAGTATGATTTTGACATTAACAATGGCTTATCCGTTATCAAGAAAAAATATGGTAGGTCGAAATTTAATCTTGAATTTGATTCTCTTCTCCATGTTATTTAGTGGTGGAATGATTCCTACGTATCTTCTTGTAAAGAGTTTAGGTTTACTAGATTCGATTTGGGCATTAATTCTGCCGCTTGCGATCAATCCGTTTAACTTGATCATTGTAAAAACATTCTTCCAACAGCTTCCTGAAGAATTGGAGGATGCATCGAAAATAGATGGTTGTACGGAATTTCAAACATTCTGGCGAGTCATGCTGCCGTTATCTAAGCCTGTTATTGCTACGTTTACTTTGTTTTATGCTGTTTTTTATTGGAATGACTTTTTTCAAGCGTTATTGTATTTGACAGATACATCAAAATGGCCTATCCAATTATTATTACAGCAGTTAGTAATGGTAGCAAATACTGGTTTAGGTGACTTACAGGAGGCTTCCTTATATGAACCGCCAGAAGAGTCTGTCAAGCTTGCTGTAATTGTAGTTGCGACGGTTCCAATATTATTGTTTTATCCATTCTTACAGAAGCACTTTGCTAAAGGTGTCATGCTAGGCTCTGTGAAAGGATAA
- a CDS encoding ABC transporter permease yields MENVQEQSVKAVDQPRKKSKWNQILKEKWLYLMVLPGLIYFILFKYVPMWGIVIAFQDYSPFLGVWNSEWVGFEHFQYFFSNPDFFRLLRNTFILALYDLVFFFPAPIILSLMLNEIRLSFYKRTLQTLVYVPHFMSWVIIASVSYVFLTTGGGVVNELLSGLIGKEVNFLSSPDWFRPMIIGQIMWKETGWGTVIFLAALASVDQEQYEAAIVDGAGRFRRLWHVTLPALRSTIVILLILRLGNFLDTGFQQIYLMSNSLNRSVADVFDTYVYFVGITEGAFSYSTAVGLFKSIVGIVLIVGADRLAKKVGESGLF; encoded by the coding sequence ATGGAAAATGTACAAGAGCAATCAGTGAAAGCTGTAGATCAGCCGAGAAAGAAAAGTAAATGGAATCAGATATTGAAAGAGAAATGGCTCTACCTCATGGTTCTGCCAGGTTTAATATACTTTATTTTATTTAAATATGTACCGATGTGGGGAATCGTCATTGCTTTTCAGGATTATTCACCCTTCCTCGGTGTATGGAACAGTGAATGGGTAGGATTTGAACATTTTCAATATTTCTTTTCCAATCCAGATTTTTTCCGATTGTTACGGAATACGTTTATTTTAGCTCTATATGATTTGGTGTTCTTTTTTCCTGCTCCAATTATTTTATCGTTAATGCTGAATGAAATTCGTTTAAGTTTCTATAAACGTACCTTACAAACCTTAGTTTACGTCCCTCACTTTATGTCATGGGTAATCATTGCCAGTGTCAGCTATGTTTTCTTAACAACGGGTGGTGGTGTTGTAAACGAATTATTATCAGGTCTAATTGGTAAAGAAGTGAATTTCCTCTCCAGTCCAGATTGGTTCAGACCGATGATCATTGGACAGATTATGTGGAAAGAAACAGGATGGGGAACGGTTATTTTCTTAGCGGCATTAGCTAGTGTCGATCAGGAGCAGTACGAAGCTGCGATTGTAGACGGGGCTGGCCGATTCCGTAGACTTTGGCACGTTACGTTACCAGCATTACGCAGTACGATTGTCATTTTATTAATCTTGCGACTTGGTAACTTCTTAGATACCGGTTTTCAACAAATCTACTTAATGTCTAACTCATTAAACCGTAGCGTTGCGGATGTATTTGATACGTATGTGTATTTTGTCGGTATAACAGAAGGGGCATTTAGTTACAGTACAGCCGTAGGTTTGTTTAAATCAATTGTTGGTATCGTACTCATAGTCGGTGCAGACCGATTGGCGAAGAAGGTTGGCGAGAGTGGTTTATTTTAA
- a CDS encoding extracellular solute-binding protein: MKAKWFRYVILAFLVVGILLVAGCSDDSETAGNDSGGDSDGESSGEKMNLRVFVPTFSTEPPTDDSPVLKKIEEYTNKDITMEWVPNSNLEDKFNITLSSGDLPHVMYVPSKSPSFISAVEDGAFWEIGPYLEDYPNLSQANDIILNNSSINGKVYGMYRARDLGRNGVIIRKDWLENLGLEEPKTIDEFYNMLKAFTEEDPDGNGQDDTYGMVVSKYEGPWDVMQTWFGVPNKWGEDENGELYPAFMDDNYMEALNFFKKLYDEGLVNEDFAVMDPAQWSEPVVAGEAGVQVNVLDEGHRIQEKIVDANPDNADPITVIKSVETEAGLNNLPTSGYSGMLAVSKTSVKSEEELKQVLDFLDKMNDEEAQILAENGIEGQHYEIVDGKYESKITDDAALKAEVDGFNQMLMYLPEPKSLKAESTPLRELEETLKVENEDIVVANPAESYISEVYSKKGQQLDNIIIDARIKYIVGQIDEAGLEEAVERWKSSGGTEYMEEINQLHQDAQ, from the coding sequence ATGAAAGCAAAATGGTTTCGTTACGTTATTTTAGCATTTTTAGTTGTAGGAATTTTATTAGTCGCTGGTTGTAGTGATGATAGTGAAACAGCGGGCAATGATTCAGGTGGAGATTCAGATGGGGAAAGCTCTGGTGAAAAAATGAACTTGCGTGTGTTCGTACCAACTTTTTCCACCGAACCACCTACTGATGACAGTCCAGTACTTAAGAAAATTGAAGAGTACACCAATAAAGACATTACGATGGAATGGGTGCCAAACAGTAACTTGGAAGACAAATTCAACATCACCTTATCGTCTGGTGATCTTCCGCATGTGATGTATGTACCTAGTAAATCGCCAAGTTTTATTAGTGCAGTAGAAGATGGAGCATTCTGGGAGATAGGACCTTATCTGGAGGACTATCCGAACTTAAGTCAGGCAAATGATATCATCCTAAATAATAGTTCTATTAACGGCAAGGTTTATGGTATGTACCGTGCTCGGGATTTAGGGCGAAATGGTGTAATTATTCGTAAAGACTGGTTGGAGAATCTAGGATTAGAAGAACCGAAGACAATCGATGAATTCTATAATATGTTAAAAGCGTTTACAGAAGAAGATCCTGATGGAAATGGACAAGATGATACGTACGGTATGGTAGTTTCTAAATATGAAGGACCGTGGGATGTTATGCAAACATGGTTCGGCGTTCCTAATAAATGGGGCGAAGATGAAAATGGTGAACTTTATCCAGCATTTATGGATGATAACTATATGGAAGCCTTAAATTTCTTTAAAAAATTGTATGATGAAGGTCTTGTTAACGAAGACTTTGCGGTAATGGATCCTGCACAATGGTCAGAACCAGTTGTTGCTGGTGAAGCGGGCGTTCAGGTTAATGTACTTGATGAAGGTCACCGTATTCAAGAGAAAATTGTTGATGCAAATCCGGATAACGCGGATCCAATCACTGTAATTAAATCGGTAGAAACGGAAGCAGGATTAAACAATTTACCGACTTCTGGGTATTCCGGTATGCTTGCTGTATCGAAAACATCAGTAAAATCAGAAGAAGAATTGAAGCAAGTATTGGATTTCCTTGACAAAATGAATGATGAGGAAGCACAAATTCTAGCTGAAAATGGTATCGAGGGACAACATTATGAAATTGTTGATGGAAAATATGAATCGAAAATAACAGATGATGCAGCTCTTAAAGCAGAAGTTGACGGTTTCAACCAAATGCTTATGTATCTTCCTGAACCTAAATCTCTTAAAGCAGAATCAACTCCTTTACGTGAGCTGGAAGAAACATTAAAGGTTGAGAATGAAGATATCGTCGTAGCGAATCCAGCAGAATCCTATATTTCCGAAGTTTATTCGAAAAAAGGCCAACAGCTGGACAATATCATTATCGATGCTCGTATTAAATATATTGTTGGTCAGATTGACGAAGCAGGGCTTGAGGAAGCGGTAGAACGCTGGAAGAGCTCTGGTGGTACAGAATACATGGAAGAAATCAACCAATTACATCAAGATGCTCAATAA
- a CDS encoding rhamnogalacturonan acetylesterase, with the protein MKSSIFLASDSTCQTYPKEQVPQAGWGQFLAAYIPGYTIRNHAIGGRSSRTFIEEGRLKDIEKELQKGDYLLIQMGHNDATKEKPERYTDPYTDYKHYLKQYIEAARSHDATPVLITPVARLHYVSGEFLIDFNDYCNAMKEVAEEEECLLLDLMSLSIAHLTEVGFNQATTYYMLDVNGTDHTHFTEKGANQIAVIIAEQLQMIVTN; encoded by the coding sequence ATGAAATCGAGTATTTTTTTGGCAAGTGATTCTACTTGTCAAACCTACCCAAAGGAACAAGTACCTCAAGCGGGGTGGGGTCAATTCCTGGCAGCGTATATACCAGGATACACGATTCGTAATCATGCTATTGGTGGCAGGAGTTCAAGAACGTTTATTGAAGAAGGTAGATTAAAAGATATCGAGAAGGAGCTGCAAAAAGGTGATTATCTGCTGATCCAAATGGGCCATAATGATGCAACAAAGGAAAAACCAGAAAGATACACCGACCCTTATACGGATTACAAACATTATTTAAAGCAGTATATTGAAGCAGCAAGATCTCATGATGCGACGCCTGTACTAATTACGCCGGTAGCACGCTTGCATTATGTTTCAGGTGAATTTTTAATAGATTTTAACGATTATTGTAATGCTATGAAAGAAGTGGCGGAAGAAGAGGAATGTCTCTTACTCGATTTAATGTCGTTAAGCATTGCACATCTGACAGAAGTCGGATTCAATCAAGCGACTACGTACTACATGCTAGATGTGAATGGAACCGACCATACTCATTTTACAGAGAAAGGCGCAAACCAAATTGCTGTTATCATTGCGGAACAATTACAAATGATAGTTACAAATTGA